The following proteins come from a genomic window of Coffea arabica cultivar ET-39 chromosome 11c, Coffea Arabica ET-39 HiFi, whole genome shotgun sequence:
- the LOC113717335 gene encoding pantothenate kinase 1-like isoform X4 yields MDRNGVTEGELEGRGMNKCVEQVSHLALDIGGSLIKMVYFCGENSGSEHQQGILSSKESCGLSNGNTNCSVLRGKLHFRKFETSKINECLEFMSSKQFHRNGEDCHGASVSEKNIIKATGGGAFKFADLFKEKLGMTLDKVDEMNSLVAGANFLLKAASLEAYTYMDGQKEYVQIDQNDLYPYLLVNIGSGVSMIKVDGDGKFERVSGTSVGGGTFWGLGKLLTKCKSFDELLGLSYSGNNRVIDMLVGDIYGGMDYSKIGLSSTAIASSFGKAVSEDKDLEEYKPEDVARSLLRMISNNIGQVQR; encoded by the exons ATGGATAGAAATGGAGTAACTGAAGGAGAATTGGAGGGGAGAGGGATGAACAAATGTGTCGAACAAGTATCACACCTGGCTCTTGATATCGGAG GCTCCCTCATCAAGATGGTGTACTTCTGCGGAGAAAATAGTGGCTCAGAGCATCAACAGGGAATTTTGTCTTCAAAGGAAAGTTGTGGACTTTCTAATGGAAATACAAATTGCTCAGTCCTCAGAGGAAAGCTTCACTTTCGGAAGTTTGAAACAAGCAAGATCAATGAGTGCCTAGAATTTATGTCTTCCAAGCAATTTCATCGGAATG GTGAGGATTGTCATGGGGCTTCTGTAAGTGAGAAGAATATCATAAAG GCTACAGGAGGTGGGGCTTTTAAGTTTGCTGATCTCTTCAAAGAAAAGCTTGGAATGACTCTGGACAAGGTTGATGAAATGAATTCTCTTGTTGCTGGTGCAAATTTTTTGCTTAAG GCAGCCAGCCTTGAAGCTTATACATACATGGATGGTCAGAAGGAGTACGTGCAGATTGATCAGAATGATTTATACCCTTATCTCCTTGTCAATATTGGGTCCGGTGTTAGCATGATCAAG GTTGATGGAGATGGGAAATTTGAGCGAGTTAGTGGAACTAGTGTTGGAGGTGGCACCTTCTGGGGGCTGGGAAAACTTTTGACGAAGTGCAAGAG CTTTGATGAATTGCTGGGGTTGAGTTATTCTGGTAACAACCGAGTAATAGATATGCTTGTTGGAGACATCTATGGTGGAATGGACTATTCCAAG ATTGGACTTTCTTCCACAGCAATTGCTTCTAGCTTTGGAAAGGCAGTTTCCGAAGATAAAGACCTTGAAGAGTACAAACCTGAAGATGTGGCACGGTCTCTCTTGAGAATGATTTCAAACAATATTGGACAG